In the genome of Macellibacteroides fermentans, one region contains:
- a CDS encoding ABC transporter ATP-binding protein — protein MNYIPAIETFDLEIGYLLKGKKKKLVNEGLQLSLKPGEVTCLLGLNGAGKSTLLRTLCGFQKPLAGSIHLQGKPLTDYSQRLFSLTVGVVLTEKTNAGGITVYELVSLGRHPYTGFFGQLKKKDHEIIRQSLEAAGISHKAKNYVSELSDGERQKAMIAKALAQQCPLILLDEPTAFLDVTSRIETMVLLRKLAREQHKAILLSTHDLDLAIQMGDCIWLQAKGKPIISGTPEDLILSGHFASFFGKEEIAFDATTGKLQVQANTTPIGIEGEMVTSYWAGNALIRNGYRPTAPQEGCPHIICTNPHSIEIRLPSGEVKTATNIAEMLEVL, from the coding sequence TACTGAAAGGCAAGAAAAAGAAGCTCGTCAACGAGGGGCTTCAGCTTTCGCTGAAGCCCGGGGAGGTGACCTGCCTGCTGGGATTGAACGGTGCGGGAAAGTCTACGTTGCTGCGGACGCTTTGTGGTTTCCAGAAGCCGCTGGCCGGAAGTATCCATCTGCAAGGTAAACCGCTGACCGATTATTCGCAGCGGCTGTTTTCTCTTACGGTTGGGGTGGTTCTTACGGAAAAGACCAATGCCGGAGGTATTACGGTTTACGAACTGGTTTCGTTGGGCCGACATCCCTACACGGGTTTCTTCGGCCAACTGAAGAAGAAGGACCACGAAATCATCAGACAGTCACTGGAAGCTGCGGGGATTAGTCACAAGGCAAAAAACTATGTGTCGGAATTGAGCGACGGTGAACGGCAGAAGGCCATGATCGCCAAGGCTCTGGCTCAGCAATGTCCGCTTATCCTCCTCGACGAGCCAACGGCTTTCCTGGATGTGACCAGCCGCATCGAGACAATGGTGTTGCTCCGTAAGCTGGCGCGCGAGCAGCACAAGGCCATATTATTATCAACCCACGACCTGGATTTGGCCATTCAGATGGGCGATTGCATCTGGCTGCAGGCCAAAGGCAAACCCATTATCAGCGGCACACCCGAAGACCTCATCTTATCGGGCCATTTCGCCTCTTTCTTTGGCAAAGAGGAGATAGCCTTTGATGCAACCACCGGCAAATTGCAGGTACAAGCCAACACAACCCCCATTGGGATTGAAGGCGAAATGGTTACCAGCTACTGGGCGGGCAATGCCCTGATCCGGAATGGATACCGGCCTACGGCACCTCAGGAGGGATGTCCGCATATTATTTGCACCAATCCCCATAGCATTGAAATCCGTCTCCCGTCGGGAGAGGTAAAAACGGCAACGAATATTGCCGAGATGCTGGAGGTACTCTGA
- a CDS encoding MATE family efflux transporter, giving the protein MDNAITARLANEKIPKLLYHYAVPAVIGTLVNALYNIVDRIYIGQGVGAMALSGLALTFPILLFLQAFGMLVGAGSSARISIHLGKREVDKAENVLGNALMLTLILTSFSVIVSLSFLKELLIWFGGSEQTIPYAMDYLYITIPGNLLATFSFGYNAIMRASGYPRKAMVTMLIGAILNVVLDPIFIFGFGMGIRGAAIATVISMAASALFVLNHFLQKDSIVRFHRKYFKLKLPIVLAIVSIGMSPFAMQLAGSMVNILMINALKTHGGDYAVGANGIITSFALLLMMFILGLSQGMQPIVGFNYGAGNMDRVMKTLRLVILIATAVTGIGFIGSWFFPHLIVRAFTNDPLMLSISSNALRLSLMAFLVVGSQVVIAQFFQSIGMAWISMVQSISRQCLFLIPALLILPDYFGLDGVWLASPVSDVIAALTAWLFLFFQIKKIKRN; this is encoded by the coding sequence ATGGATAACGCAATAACGGCCCGGCTGGCCAACGAGAAAATACCCAAACTGCTCTATCATTATGCGGTTCCGGCTGTAATCGGCACCCTGGTGAATGCCCTGTATAATATCGTAGACCGTATCTATATCGGTCAGGGGGTAGGCGCTATGGCTCTCTCGGGGTTGGCACTCACCTTCCCGATCCTTCTTTTCCTGCAGGCATTCGGTATGTTGGTAGGAGCCGGAAGCTCTGCCCGTATTTCCATCCATCTGGGGAAAAGAGAGGTCGACAAAGCCGAGAATGTTTTGGGAAACGCCCTGATGCTTACCCTGATACTGACCTCCTTCTCCGTCATTGTATCTCTGTCGTTTCTTAAAGAACTTCTTATCTGGTTCGGAGGCAGCGAACAGACCATTCCCTATGCCATGGATTATCTCTATATAACCATTCCGGGCAATCTGCTGGCTACGTTCAGCTTTGGATATAATGCCATCATGCGTGCATCCGGTTATCCGCGCAAGGCCATGGTCACTATGCTTATCGGCGCCATCCTGAACGTTGTGCTGGATCCTATTTTTATTTTCGGATTCGGCATGGGTATCCGGGGGGCAGCCATTGCAACGGTTATATCCATGGCGGCAAGTGCCCTGTTCGTTCTGAATCATTTCTTACAGAAAGACAGCATTGTACGTTTTCATCGCAAGTACTTCAAACTTAAGCTCCCTATTGTACTGGCAATTGTAAGTATCGGGATGTCTCCTTTTGCCATGCAGCTGGCCGGAAGCATGGTGAATATACTGATGATTAATGCTTTAAAGACCCATGGTGGAGATTATGCTGTGGGAGCCAATGGTATTATAACCAGTTTTGCCCTGCTGCTGATGATGTTCATTCTGGGATTATCGCAAGGCATGCAGCCCATTGTGGGATTTAATTACGGAGCCGGCAACATGGACCGGGTGATGAAGACCCTTCGTCTGGTCATTTTGATTGCAACTGCGGTTACCGGAATCGGATTTATCGGCAGCTGGTTCTTCCCCCACCTCATAGTGAGGGCGTTTACGAACGATCCGCTCATGCTTTCCATCTCTTCCAATGCCCTGCGGTTGTCGCTCATGGCCTTTTTGGTTGTAGGTTCGCAGGTTGTAATCGCCCAGTTCTTTCAGAGCATCGGGATGGCCTGGATATCCATGGTGCAGAGTATCAGCAGGCAATGCCTGTTCCTTATTCCGGCTTTGCTTATTTTACCCGATTATTTCGGACTGGACGGCGTATGGCTGGCTTCGCCGGTATCAGACGTAATAGCAGCCCTTACGGCCTGGTTGTTTCTTTTCTTCCAGATCAAAAAAATAAAAAGAAATTGA
- a CDS encoding co-chaperone GroES encodes MQLSIDQKDLNKLLMVGDKVLIKPKNPQSQTKTGLYLPPSVQQGEKIQSGYIIKAGPGYPLPSTSEEHEVWQKKKEEGVQYLPLQAKEGDLAVYLQNAAYEIFFDDEAYLIVPHSAILMLVRDEGLFE; translated from the coding sequence ATGCAACTTTCAATAGATCAGAAAGATTTGAATAAGTTACTTATGGTTGGAGACAAAGTCTTGATTAAACCTAAGAATCCTCAGAGTCAGACGAAGACAGGTCTGTACCTACCCCCATCGGTACAGCAGGGAGAAAAGATACAAAGCGGCTACATTATCAAAGCCGGACCGGGATATCCGTTACCGTCTACCTCCGAAGAGCATGAAGTCTGGCAAAAGAAAAAGGAAGAAGGGGTCCAATACCTTCCCCTGCAGGCAAAAGAGGGAGATTTGGCCGTCTACCTTCAGAACGCTGCCTACGAAATCTTTTTCGACGACGAAGCCTATCTGATTGTACCGCATTCTGCCATCCTTATGTTGGTAAGAGATGAAGGTTTGTTTGAATAA
- a CDS encoding sulfide/dihydroorotate dehydrogenase-like FAD/NAD-binding protein → MNKIVSKEHFSANVVKLEVEAPLIARSRKAGHFVIVKVGKTGERIPLTIAAADTEKGTITLVIQTVGESSRKLCELNEGDYITDLVGPLGQATHIEKVGTVVCAGGGVGCAPLLPIVEAMHKAGNRVIVVLAARSKDLVILEEQMKANSDEVIVMTDDGSYGKKGLVTNGIEEVINREEVNLCVTIGPAIMMKFVSLLTKKYNIPTVASLNTIMVDGTGMCGACRVSIGGKTKFVCVDGPEFDAHQVDFDEMIMRLGAYNGLGKK, encoded by the coding sequence ATGAACAAAATTGTAAGTAAAGAGCATTTTTCTGCCAATGTGGTAAAACTGGAAGTTGAAGCCCCATTGATCGCTCGTTCACGCAAGGCAGGTCACTTTGTGATTGTCAAAGTGGGAAAAACGGGAGAACGTATTCCGCTTACCATTGCTGCTGCAGACACCGAAAAGGGTACGATCACCCTGGTTATACAAACGGTAGGCGAATCTTCACGCAAGCTATGCGAATTAAACGAAGGAGATTACATTACCGACCTGGTTGGTCCCCTTGGTCAGGCTACCCACATCGAAAAGGTGGGAACCGTTGTATGTGCCGGCGGAGGTGTGGGCTGTGCGCCCCTTCTGCCCATTGTAGAGGCAATGCACAAGGCAGGCAACAGGGTAATTGTTGTTTTGGCCGCAAGAAGCAAGGATCTGGTTATTCTGGAAGAACAGATGAAAGCCAATTCCGACGAAGTGATTGTAATGACCGATGATGGTTCTTACGGGAAAAAGGGACTCGTTACCAACGGTATCGAAGAGGTAATAAACCGCGAGGAGGTAAACCTTTGCGTTACAATCGGTCCGGCTATCATGATGAAGTTCGTATCATTACTTACCAAGAAGTACAACATTCCTACCGTTGCGTCTTTAAACACCATCATGGTGGATGGTACCGGCATGTGTGGTGCATGCAGGGTTTCGATCGGAGGCAAAACAAAGTTTGTTTGTGTTGATGGTCCGGAGTTTGATGCCCATCAGGTAGATTTTGATGAGATGATAATGCGCCTGGGTGCATATAATGGTCTTGGTAAAAAATAA
- the gltA gene encoding NADPH-dependent glutamate synthase, which produces MTIEEIIAARRAQSWREELRKSKKNKERTDIPRVHMNELDPEYRSHNKEEVNLGLTAEQAMMEAQRCLDCPNPTCMNGCPVSINIPTFVKQIEKGDFLEAAKTLKETSALPAVCGRVCPQEKQCESQCIYTQKLGKEAVAIGYLERFAADYERESGQISIPVIPEKNGIKVAVIGSGPAGLSFAGDMAQRGYDVTVFEALHEIGGVLKYGIPEFRLPNQIVDVEIDVLRQMGVQFITNCIIGKTISQEQLQAEGFKGIFIASGAGLPNFMNIPGENLVGVMSSNEYLTRVNLMDAANPESDTPVFMGKRVAVIGGGNTAMDSVRTARRLGAERAMIVYRRSEEEMPARIEEVKHAKEEGIEFLTLHNPIEYKGDARGRVTHMVLQKMELGEPDASGRRKPVVIEGAIEEIEVDEVIVSIGVSPNPLIPQSFSGLDVTKWGTIVVNQESMQSAVNHIYAGGDIVRGGATVILAMGDGRKAAAAMDADLKK; this is translated from the coding sequence ATGACAATCGAAGAAATTATTGCAGCCCGTCGTGCCCAATCATGGAGAGAAGAGCTACGCAAAAGCAAAAAGAATAAAGAAAGAACGGATATTCCCCGTGTTCACATGAATGAACTGGATCCGGAATACCGCAGCCACAATAAAGAAGAGGTAAACCTGGGATTGACAGCCGAGCAGGCCATGATGGAAGCCCAACGTTGCCTGGACTGCCCCAACCCCACCTGTATGAACGGATGTCCGGTTAGCATCAACATACCTACATTCGTAAAGCAGATAGAGAAGGGCGACTTTCTGGAGGCAGCTAAGACACTGAAGGAAACCAGCGCACTACCCGCCGTATGCGGCCGGGTTTGTCCGCAGGAAAAGCAATGCGAAAGCCAGTGTATCTACACACAGAAACTAGGCAAAGAGGCTGTAGCCATTGGTTACCTGGAACGTTTTGCCGCCGATTACGAAAGAGAAAGCGGACAAATATCCATCCCGGTCATTCCCGAGAAAAATGGAATCAAAGTGGCTGTTATCGGTTCCGGACCAGCCGGATTATCCTTTGCGGGGGATATGGCACAGCGGGGGTACGATGTTACGGTATTTGAAGCACTCCATGAAATCGGAGGGGTATTGAAATACGGTATTCCCGAATTCCGCCTGCCCAATCAGATTGTGGATGTGGAAATCGACGTATTGCGCCAAATGGGTGTGCAATTCATCACCAACTGTATCATCGGAAAGACTATCAGTCAGGAGCAACTTCAGGCAGAGGGATTTAAAGGTATCTTTATCGCCAGCGGAGCAGGACTTCCAAACTTTATGAATATACCGGGCGAAAACCTGGTGGGTGTGATGTCGTCCAACGAATACCTTACCCGTGTTAACCTGATGGACGCAGCTAATCCGGAATCGGATACGCCAGTATTTATGGGGAAACGTGTAGCTGTAATCGGTGGAGGTAACACCGCGATGGACTCGGTACGTACAGCGAGACGTCTGGGTGCGGAACGTGCCATGATTGTTTACCGCCGCAGCGAAGAAGAGATGCCGGCCCGAATCGAAGAGGTTAAACACGCCAAGGAAGAGGGTATTGAATTCCTTACGCTGCATAATCCCATTGAATACAAAGGCGACGCACGTGGCAGGGTAACGCATATGGTTCTTCAAAAGATGGAACTGGGCGAACCGGATGCTTCCGGCAGACGGAAACCGGTGGTTATTGAAGGAGCGATCGAAGAGATTGAAGTAGACGAGGTTATTGTGAGCATCGGGGTTTCACCCAATCCGCTGATCCCTCAGTCTTTCAGCGGCCTTGATGTAACCAAATGGGGAACCATTGTGGTGAATCAGGAAAGCATGCAATCGGCTGTCAACCATATCTACGCCGGAGGCGACATAGTACGTGGCGGAGCAACGGTTATCCTGGCTATGGGAGACGGACGCAAGGCCGCTGCTGCCATGGATGCAGATCTGAAAAAATAA
- a CDS encoding metallophosphoesterase gives MPTFFIIIFSVYLLGNAYIFYKGWQVIKTFPTAGKIAAVTAFWFMALAVFGVFLLRDLNLPYQLMHWIHLLGTGWLVFTLYMVMLLLLLDILHLFKLRIKHSFLYATALISMVLAYGYYQYKHPETNVINIVINKPAKSYQQLKVVAISDIHLGYGTDKEQLKDYVDLINEQRPDLILIGGDLIDNSLHPVLDQRMEEELNLLHAPLGVYMIPGNHEYISGMEASRDFIAKTSIVLLQDSVVTLPNGIQLIGRDDANNRKRESLDSLAAQVDPSLPVIMLNHQPFELDKAVDAGIDLQFSGHTHRGQVWPMTLVVDRMFELSHGYKRKGNTHFYVSSGLSLWGPPFRIGTQSEMVVFNITFSQADKG, from the coding sequence ATGCCCACGTTCTTTATTATTATCTTTTCCGTATACCTTCTCGGAAATGCCTATATTTTTTACAAAGGGTGGCAGGTTATCAAAACCTTCCCAACGGCTGGAAAGATTGCGGCCGTTACCGCCTTCTGGTTCATGGCGCTTGCCGTATTCGGCGTATTTCTTTTACGGGACCTCAACCTCCCCTATCAGCTGATGCATTGGATACACCTGCTTGGCACGGGCTGGCTGGTCTTCACCCTGTACATGGTGATGCTTCTGTTATTGCTTGACATCCTTCATCTTTTCAAACTAAGGATAAAGCATAGCTTTTTATATGCCACAGCCCTTATTTCAATGGTTCTGGCCTATGGATACTACCAATACAAACATCCGGAAACCAACGTTATCAACATAGTTATCAACAAGCCTGCGAAAAGTTATCAACAGCTTAAAGTGGTAGCTATAAGCGATATACACCTTGGATACGGAACCGACAAGGAACAACTGAAAGACTACGTAGATCTCATTAATGAACAACGTCCGGATCTGATCCTTATCGGGGGCGATCTCATTGATAACAGTCTCCATCCGGTACTGGACCAACGCATGGAGGAGGAGCTGAATCTGCTGCATGCACCGCTGGGTGTATACATGATTCCGGGTAATCACGAATATATAAGCGGCATGGAAGCCAGCCGCGACTTTATAGCAAAGACCAGCATTGTTCTCCTGCAGGACAGCGTGGTAACCCTTCCCAACGGAATCCAGCTGATCGGGCGGGACGATGCCAACAACCGTAAACGGGAAAGTCTGGATTCGCTCGCAGCGCAGGTGGACCCTTCTCTACCTGTAATCATGCTGAACCACCAACCCTTCGAATTAGACAAGGCGGTTGATGCGGGCATAGATCTGCAGTTCAGCGGACATACGCACAGGGGACAGGTATGGCCTATGACATTGGTGGTGGACCGTATGTTTGAACTTAGTCACGGATACAAAAGGAAAGGAAACACCCATTTCTATGTCTCTTCGGGCTTGTCCCTTTGGGGACCACCCTTCCGCATCGGCACACAAAGTGAAATGGTGGTATTCAATATAACCTTTTCGCAGGCAGACAAAGGGTAA
- a CDS encoding metallophosphoesterase has protein sequence MKVFIQAIVGQLLLSSYIFIRGYQAIPPTKKWRVPFTLFFILEISLYLTGFFFRKSLPDSIFIPIMQICNTWYIASLYLTMSLLVLELIRFLNRYIPLIPQVIKKNYAKTKLILFFTITAGVTILMFKAYHTVTHPVVRHVSITLPKKGSTRDSLKIVMMSDLHIGETINRSLVHKYVALANEQKADLAVLVGDIMDYESRIAVNQKVEEELRQIHAPLGTYIVLGNHEYRANINAKHKWLLQTGGTLMIDSVAMPDSTFYLVGRDDLVNKKRKPLHSLTKDLDPDLPVIVLDHQPLAFNEMVMNKADLGLHGHTHNGQFWPYPLIMKLIFECPYGYYKKGDTQFYVSSGIGCAGPPYRVGTVSELVVLHITFR, from the coding sequence ATGAAGGTATTTATACAGGCCATAGTCGGACAATTGCTGTTAAGTTCCTATATATTTATACGGGGATACCAGGCTATTCCTCCAACAAAGAAGTGGAGGGTTCCATTCACCCTGTTCTTTATCCTGGAAATATCACTTTATCTTACCGGATTCTTCTTTCGCAAGAGCCTGCCAGACAGCATATTTATCCCCATCATGCAAATATGCAACACCTGGTACATCGCCTCCCTGTATCTTACGATGAGTCTGTTGGTGCTGGAGCTGATCCGCTTCCTGAACCGGTATATTCCGTTGATTCCTCAAGTGATAAAAAAGAATTATGCGAAGACCAAACTTATTTTATTCTTTACTATCACCGCCGGCGTAACGATCCTGATGTTCAAGGCCTACCATACCGTAACCCATCCGGTGGTAAGGCATGTGTCGATCACCCTGCCTAAGAAAGGCAGTACCCGCGACAGTCTTAAGATCGTAATGATGAGCGATCTGCACATAGGCGAAACCATCAACCGGTCGCTTGTACACAAGTATGTAGCGTTGGCTAACGAACAGAAGGCCGATCTGGCCGTATTGGTGGGCGACATCATGGATTACGAGTCGCGAATTGCAGTAAACCAGAAGGTTGAAGAGGAGCTGCGGCAAATTCATGCTCCGCTGGGTACCTATATCGTATTGGGTAACCACGAGTACAGAGCCAACATCAATGCCAAACACAAATGGCTTCTTCAAACCGGCGGTACCTTGATGATTGATTCGGTGGCCATGCCCGACTCTACCTTTTACCTGGTTGGCAGAGACGATCTGGTAAACAAAAAAAGGAAACCGCTTCATTCACTTACCAAAGACCTTGACCCTGATCTGCCCGTCATCGTTCTGGACCATCAACCGCTGGCTTTCAATGAAATGGTGATGAACAAAGCCGACCTGGGATTACACGGCCATACGCACAACGGACAGTTTTGGCCCTATCCGCTTATCATGAAACTGATTTTTGAATGTCCGTATGGATATTATAAAAAAGGAGACACACAATTTTATGTCTCCTCGGGTATCGGATGTGCCGGTCCCCCCTACCGGGTGGGAACCGTTTCCGAACTTGTAGTATTGCATATTACTTTCCGATAG
- a CDS encoding S41 family peptidase, protein MDKLIQRSKILIRIFLLFLILLPVEGKSQADNRFEVSKNLDVFNALVKEVDMFYVDSVDVEKTVRTGIDAMLSTLDPYTEYIPEQEMGDLKFITTGEYGGIGSFIRERDGGVYIIEPFEGMPAALAGLKAGDKLLVIDGTDLTGMTSDKVSELLKGKPNTKMTLKIQRPNEKKPRTLELIRKQVLVDQVTYYGVRNDSIGYIYLKGFTDKSAQEVKAAFEDLKKNHHIKSLVFDLRNNGGGLLDGAVQIVGMFVPKGEVVLSTKGKIKQWDRTYRTATEPLDTVMPIAVLINGGSASAAEIVSGALQDMDRAVLVGQRSFGKGLVQSTRELPYNGNLKVTMSKYYIPSGRCIQAIDYSHKNPDGSAARIPDSLTTVFNTSKGRLVRDGGGVRPDFEVEEAKVPTIMYYLVADMVAFDFATEWAQRHPSIGTIESFRFSDADYEEFKKFAKEKNFTYDRQSEKLLKNLKEVAGFEGYLDESSDEFKALEAKLTPNLDRDLDRFKDQITELLSAEIVKRYYYQKGELIQSLKKDKVLDKALEVLGNPSLYQTTLSVPTAALSAIGK, encoded by the coding sequence ATGGATAAGTTGATTCAGCGAAGTAAAATTCTCATTCGTATTTTTCTCCTTTTTCTGATATTGCTTCCGGTGGAAGGAAAGTCGCAAGCCGATAATCGCTTCGAAGTAAGTAAGAATCTGGATGTATTTAATGCCTTGGTAAAAGAGGTGGATATGTTTTACGTGGATTCCGTCGATGTGGAAAAGACGGTAAGAACAGGGATCGATGCGATGCTCTCCACGTTGGATCCGTATACGGAATACATTCCTGAACAGGAGATGGGCGACCTCAAATTCATCACTACCGGCGAATATGGAGGTATCGGTTCGTTCATTCGCGAACGCGACGGTGGCGTGTACATTATTGAGCCTTTCGAAGGGATGCCTGCGGCACTGGCCGGACTGAAGGCCGGAGATAAACTGCTGGTGATAGATGGTACAGACCTAACCGGAATGACGTCTGATAAGGTGAGCGAATTGCTTAAAGGCAAGCCTAATACGAAGATGACTTTAAAGATTCAACGTCCCAACGAAAAGAAACCCCGTACATTGGAACTTATCCGCAAGCAGGTGCTGGTAGATCAGGTAACTTACTACGGTGTTCGTAACGACAGCATCGGATATATCTACCTGAAAGGGTTTACCGATAAAAGTGCCCAGGAGGTGAAGGCTGCTTTCGAAGACCTGAAGAAGAATCATCATATCAAGTCGCTGGTATTCGACCTGCGTAATAACGGTGGTGGCTTGCTGGACGGTGCTGTTCAGATCGTTGGTATGTTTGTGCCTAAAGGGGAGGTGGTGCTTTCTACCAAAGGTAAGATCAAACAATGGGACCGTACCTACCGTACCGCTACCGAACCGTTGGATACGGTGATGCCTATTGCCGTGCTTATCAACGGAGGTTCTGCGTCGGCTGCCGAAATTGTTTCCGGAGCCTTACAGGATATGGACCGTGCCGTATTGGTTGGTCAGCGTAGCTTCGGGAAAGGCTTGGTACAGTCTACCCGTGAACTGCCTTATAACGGCAACCTGAAGGTTACCATGTCTAAATATTATATCCCCAGCGGCCGTTGCATCCAGGCCATCGATTACTCGCACAAGAACCCCGACGGAAGTGCTGCCCGTATACCGGATAGCCTGACTACCGTATTCAATACATCCAAAGGCAGACTGGTGCGTGACGGCGGAGGTGTGCGTCCGGATTTTGAGGTGGAAGAGGCTAAAGTGCCTACCATCATGTATTACCTGGTGGCTGATATGGTTGCTTTCGACTTTGCCACAGAGTGGGCCCAGCGTCATCCTTCCATCGGAACGATCGAATCATTCCGGTTCAGTGATGCAGATTACGAAGAGTTCAAGAAGTTTGCCAAAGAAAAGAACTTTACCTACGACCGCCAGAGTGAGAAGCTGCTTAAAAACCTGAAAGAGGTGGCTGGCTTTGAAGGCTACCTGGATGAATCGTCGGACGAGTTCAAGGCATTGGAGGCAAAGCTTACGCCCAACCTGGACCGCGACCTGGATCGTTTTAAGGATCAGATAACCGAGTTGCTCTCGGCCGAGATCGTAAAACGTTACTACTATCAGAAGGGAGAATTGATACAGAGCCTTAAAAAGGACAAGGTGTTGGACAAAGCACTGGAGGTGTTGGGAAATCCTTCCCTTTATCAAACAACGCTTTCAGTTCCAACAGCAGCGCTTTCTGCTATCGGAAAGTAA
- a CDS encoding adenosine kinase, whose amino-acid sequence MRTIGLGNALVDVVLRVKDESVLSDIGIAKGAMELIDKDQMIRLRSASTDLSRSVSPGGSVCNTIRAMANLGANVGYIGKIGSDELAQSYESALQQAGVEPNFVKTEGISGSCTVFVTPDGERTMATFLGPAATLNPAELKSEIIRTYDCIYIEGYLIVNEPLFREALSLAKEAGLKVALDLSSFNVVESNLAMLQEVIPAYVDILFCNEQESFSFTGLSPREAASRLAQMVDIAVVTLGKEGALVATGNEVIPIDAVKARAVDTTGAGDHFAAGFLFGLSKSATLDRAARIGALLASHVVEVSGACIPDHQWEQIKLKVAHILN is encoded by the coding sequence ATGAGAACTATAGGTTTGGGGAATGCTTTGGTGGACGTGGTATTGAGGGTGAAAGACGAGTCGGTTTTGTCCGATATCGGCATAGCAAAAGGAGCTATGGAGCTGATAGACAAAGATCAAATGATTCGTTTGCGTTCGGCCAGCACAGACCTTTCAAGATCGGTTTCTCCGGGTGGTTCAGTATGTAATACCATCCGTGCAATGGCAAATTTAGGAGCCAATGTGGGATATATCGGGAAAATCGGATCGGACGAATTGGCGCAAAGCTATGAAAGTGCCCTCCAACAAGCGGGCGTGGAACCTAATTTTGTGAAGACCGAAGGTATATCCGGTAGCTGTACGGTGTTCGTTACTCCGGACGGCGAACGTACCATGGCTACATTCCTCGGACCGGCTGCCACATTGAATCCTGCCGAGTTAAAGTCCGAAATTATACGTACATACGACTGCATTTACATAGAGGGGTATCTTATCGTAAACGAACCGTTGTTCCGCGAGGCTTTGTCGCTGGCTAAAGAGGCCGGATTGAAAGTGGCGCTCGATTTGTCCAGTTTCAATGTGGTGGAATCAAACCTGGCTATGTTACAGGAGGTGATTCCGGCCTACGTAGATATTCTGTTCTGCAACGAGCAGGAGTCATTTTCCTTTACCGGACTTTCGCCCCGCGAGGCAGCATCCCGGTTGGCGCAGATGGTGGATATTGCAGTGGTTACACTGGGTAAAGAGGGAGCGTTGGTGGCAACAGGCAACGAGGTTATCCCTATTGATGCTGTTAAAGCCCGGGCTGTGGATACAACGGGTGCCGGCGATCATTTCGCAGCAGGCTTTTTATTCGGGTTAAGTAAATCGGCTACATTGGACAGGGCGGCCAGAATCGGAGCGCTGTTGGCTTCGCACGTGGTGGAAGTGTCCGGAGCCTGCATTCCGGATCATCAATGGGAACAAATAAAGTTAAAAGTAGCACATATTTTAAACTAA
- the trmB gene encoding tRNA (guanosine(46)-N7)-methyltransferase TrmB gives MGKNKLAKFDDMAGYPHVFQFPFATLQEKGFDLKGHWNERFFKNNNPIVLELGCGKGEYTVGLGKLFPNKNFIGIDIKGARMWSGAKESMEQGMTNVAFLRTHIELISHFFAANEVSEIWITFPDPQMKKVSKRLTSTRFMKLYRELLAGDGIVHLKTDSNFMFQYTCEMVKANNYPVLCSTDDLYHSGMADDILGIRTYYEQQWLDRGLNIKYIKFVCEERESLTEPEVEIELDPYRSFNRSKRSALASGK, from the coding sequence ATGGGAAAGAATAAATTAGCTAAGTTTGACGATATGGCGGGCTATCCGCACGTATTCCAATTTCCATTTGCCACTTTGCAGGAGAAAGGTTTCGATCTGAAGGGTCATTGGAATGAACGTTTTTTCAAGAATAACAACCCCATCGTTTTGGAGCTGGGATGTGGTAAGGGTGAATACACCGTTGGTTTGGGAAAGCTTTTCCCAAACAAGAACTTTATCGGAATAGACATCAAAGGGGCCCGGATGTGGAGTGGTGCCAAGGAATCGATGGAACAGGGAATGACCAACGTGGCATTTCTGCGTACACACATCGAATTGATTTCTCACTTCTTTGCGGCTAACGAAGTCTCCGAAATCTGGATCACATTTCCAGACCCGCAGATGAAGAAGGTGAGCAAAAGGCTTACCTCCACCCGCTTCATGAAACTATACCGCGAACTGCTGGCCGGCGACGGGATTGTTCATCTGAAGACCGACAGCAACTTCATGTTTCAATATACCTGCGAAATGGTTAAGGCCAATAATTACCCGGTTCTTTGCAGTACAGACGACCTGTATCATTCGGGCATGGCAGACGATATTCTGGGCATCAGGACCTACTACGAACAGCAATGGCTGGACAGGGGTTTGAACATCAAGTATATTAAATTTGTTTGTGAAGAGAGAGAGTCGCTGACGGAGCCGGAGGTGGAGATTGAACTGGATCCCTACCGGAGTTTCAACCGTAGCAAACGCAGCGCTTTGGCTTCAGGGAAATAA